Proteins from a single region of Haloterrigena alkaliphila:
- the thyA gene encoding thymidylate synthase: MRQYLDLVDTVLSEGTYKPNRTGVDTISSFSEHYEVDLQEGYPLLTTKEMDGYRWNSMLHEVCWYLSGEEHIRNLREETKIWDAWADEEGHLDTAYGRFWRRFPVPDENAQLEGESWPDVAQRWVTVEDDGRRTFDQLQYVVDTLSDSPNSRRLVVNAWHPANAAVSTLPPCHYSFVFNVQGDRLNCHLTQRSGDTALGIPFNIAAYALLTKVIAQETGFKPGTFAHTVVDTHVYCGRGARGEWYADNLEALQSRLAEVDDREDYLAVREWLESEAPAEAEGDERLDHVPGLLEQLSREPLARPTLELADTSIDDLAYEDVQLNGYESHDGIEFSVAE, translated from the coding sequence ATGCGACAGTACCTCGATCTCGTCGACACGGTCCTCTCGGAGGGTACCTACAAGCCCAACCGGACCGGCGTCGACACGATTTCGTCGTTCAGCGAGCACTACGAGGTCGATCTTCAGGAAGGCTACCCGCTACTGACGACGAAGGAGATGGACGGCTACCGCTGGAACTCGATGCTCCACGAGGTCTGCTGGTATCTCTCGGGCGAAGAGCACATCCGCAACCTTCGCGAGGAGACCAAGATCTGGGACGCGTGGGCCGACGAGGAGGGACACCTCGACACCGCCTACGGCCGCTTCTGGCGCCGGTTCCCGGTTCCGGACGAGAACGCGCAACTCGAGGGCGAATCCTGGCCCGACGTCGCCCAGCGGTGGGTCACCGTCGAGGACGACGGCCGGCGGACGTTCGACCAGCTCCAGTACGTCGTCGACACGCTCTCGGATTCGCCCAACTCCCGCAGACTCGTCGTCAACGCCTGGCATCCCGCCAACGCGGCCGTTTCGACGCTACCGCCCTGTCACTACTCGTTCGTCTTCAACGTGCAGGGCGATCGACTGAACTGCCACCTGACCCAGCGCTCGGGCGACACGGCACTCGGGATTCCCTTCAACATCGCCGCGTACGCGCTCCTGACGAAGGTGATAGCCCAGGAAACCGGCTTCAAACCGGGCACCTTCGCGCACACCGTCGTCGACACCCACGTCTACTGCGGCCGCGGCGCGCGCGGCGAGTGGTACGCCGACAACCTCGAGGCGCTGCAGTCGCGACTGGCCGAGGTCGACGACCGCGAGGACTACCTCGCGGTCCGCGAGTGGCTCGAGTCCGAGGCCCCCGCCGAAGCCGAGGGTGACGAACGACTCGATCACGTGCCGGGGCTGCTCGAGCAGCTCTCCCGGGAACCGCTGGCGCGGCCGACGCTCGAACTCGCCGACACCTCGATCGACGACCTCGCGTACGAGGACGTTCAGCTGAACGGGTACGAGTCCCACGACGGGATCGAGTTCTCGGTCGCCGAATGA
- a CDS encoding thioredoxin domain-containing protein: MTDPTARNRLEDEESPYLRQHADNPVNWQPWDEQALEAARERDVPIFLSIGYSACHWCHVMADESFADEAVAEVLNENFVPIKVDREERPDIDSIYMTVCQLVSGQGGWPLSAWLTPEGKPFFVGTYFPRESQQGRPGFLDLCQRIGDSWNSEDREEMEHRADQWTEAAKDRLEETPDGAGAGGGAAEPPSSDVLERAADAALQSADRQYGGFGSGGPKFPQPSRLHVLARAYDRTGRDQYLEVLEEALDAMADGGLYDHVGGGFHRYCVDRDWTVPHFEKMLYDNAEIPRALLAGYQLTGDERYAEVVEETLEFVSRELTHDEGGFFSTLDAQSEDPETGEREEGAFYVWTPDEVREVLADETDAGLFCERYDVTESGNFEGTNQPNRVRSIPDLADEYDLEESEVERRLEDAREKLFEARAERPRPNRDEKVLAGWNGLMIDTCAEAALVLGEDAYAEQAVDALEFVRDRLWDDDEGRLHRRFKDGDVKVDGYLEDYAFLARAAVGCYEATGEVDHLAFALDLARTIEAEFWDADRGTLYFTPESGESLVTRPQELNDQSTPSATGVACETLLALDEFAAEEFGAIAATVLETHANEIEANALEHASLCLAADRLEAGALEITVAADEVPLEWRERFAADYRPDRLFARRPPTAGGLEAWLDELGLEDAPPIWAGREARDGEPTLYVCRDRTCSPPTHEIEDALEWLGENGDTDGADGEAFDEPESPF; the protein is encoded by the coding sequence ATGACCGATCCGACCGCGCGCAACCGGCTCGAGGACGAGGAGAGCCCGTATCTGCGCCAGCACGCGGACAACCCCGTCAACTGGCAGCCCTGGGACGAGCAGGCCCTCGAGGCCGCGAGAGAGCGCGACGTGCCGATCTTCCTCTCGATCGGCTACTCGGCGTGTCACTGGTGTCACGTCATGGCCGACGAGAGCTTTGCCGACGAGGCGGTCGCCGAGGTGCTCAACGAGAACTTCGTCCCGATCAAGGTCGACCGCGAGGAGCGCCCCGACATCGACAGCATCTACATGACCGTCTGCCAGCTCGTCTCCGGACAGGGCGGCTGGCCCCTTTCGGCGTGGCTCACGCCCGAGGGCAAGCCCTTCTTCGTCGGGACCTACTTCCCGCGGGAGAGCCAGCAGGGCCGACCCGGCTTCCTCGACCTCTGTCAGCGAATCGGCGACTCCTGGAACAGCGAGGACCGCGAGGAGATGGAGCACCGCGCCGACCAGTGGACCGAGGCCGCGAAAGATCGCCTCGAGGAAACCCCCGACGGCGCGGGTGCCGGCGGCGGCGCCGCCGAACCGCCCTCGAGCGACGTCCTCGAGCGGGCGGCCGACGCGGCCCTCCAGAGCGCCGACCGCCAGTACGGCGGCTTCGGCTCCGGCGGTCCCAAGTTCCCGCAACCCTCGAGACTGCACGTCCTTGCCCGCGCATACGACCGGACGGGGCGCGACCAGTACCTCGAGGTGCTCGAGGAGGCCCTCGACGCGATGGCCGACGGCGGCCTCTACGACCACGTCGGCGGCGGGTTCCACCGGTACTGCGTCGACCGCGACTGGACGGTGCCCCACTTCGAGAAGATGCTGTACGACAACGCCGAGATTCCGCGGGCGCTGCTCGCGGGCTACCAGCTTACGGGCGACGAGCGCTACGCCGAGGTCGTCGAGGAAACCCTCGAGTTCGTCTCCCGAGAACTCACGCACGACGAGGGCGGCTTCTTCAGCACCCTCGACGCCCAGAGCGAGGATCCAGAAACCGGAGAACGCGAGGAGGGCGCGTTCTACGTCTGGACGCCCGACGAGGTTCGGGAGGTCCTCGCGGACGAGACGGACGCGGGACTGTTCTGCGAGCGATACGACGTCACCGAATCGGGCAACTTCGAGGGAACGAATCAGCCCAACCGCGTCCGATCGATCCCGGATCTCGCCGACGAGTACGATCTCGAGGAGAGCGAGGTCGAACGCCGACTCGAGGACGCCCGCGAGAAACTGTTCGAAGCCCGTGCGGAGCGCCCGCGACCGAACCGCGACGAGAAGGTGCTGGCGGGCTGGAACGGCCTCATGATCGACACGTGTGCGGAGGCCGCGCTGGTACTGGGCGAGGACGCGTACGCCGAGCAGGCGGTCGACGCCCTCGAGTTCGTTCGCGACCGACTCTGGGACGACGACGAGGGACGACTCCACCGCCGATTCAAGGACGGAGACGTCAAAGTCGACGGCTACCTCGAGGACTACGCCTTCCTCGCGCGCGCCGCGGTGGGCTGCTACGAGGCCACCGGCGAGGTCGACCACCTCGCGTTCGCGCTCGACCTCGCGCGCACCATCGAGGCGGAGTTCTGGGACGCCGACCGCGGGACGCTCTACTTCACCCCCGAGAGCGGCGAGTCGCTCGTCACGCGGCCCCAGGAACTGAACGACCAGTCGACGCCTTCCGCGACCGGCGTCGCCTGCGAGACGCTGCTCGCGCTCGACGAGTTCGCCGCCGAGGAGTTCGGGGCGATCGCCGCCACCGTCCTCGAGACCCACGCGAACGAGATCGAGGCGAACGCCCTCGAGCACGCCTCGCTCTGTCTGGCCGCGGATCGCCTCGAAGCCGGCGCGCTCGAAATCACCGTCGCGGCCGACGAGGTGCCCCTCGAGTGGCGCGAGCGCTTCGCCGCCGACTACCGTCCCGACCGGCTGTTCGCGCGCCGTCCGCCGACGGCTGGGGGGCTCGAGGCGTGGCTCGACGAGTTGGGGCTCGAGGACGCGCCGCCGATCTGGGCCGGTCGGGAGGCCCGCGACGGCGAGCCGACGCTGTACGTCTGCCGCGATCGGACGTGTTCGCCGCCGACGCACGAGATCGAGGACGCCCTCGAGTGGCTCGGCGAGAACGGGGATACCGACGGGGCGGACGGGGAGGCGTTCGACGAGCCTGAGAGTCCGTTCTAG
- a CDS encoding HAD-IIA family hydrolase: protein MTDYEAAILDVDGTIVRGEELLPGATDGLRALEDAGIARLLFSNNPTRGSDHYGETLAPHGIDVDPETVLTSATVSAQYLATSYPGERVFLVGSDRLRSILEDATVELTDDPDAAEVVLGSFDSEFTFGTLWEALRALEDGVPFYGTDPDATIPIDDGEIPGSGAILAAMEAVAGREPDAVLGKPSTIAATTAMDRLDAAPERTLVVGDRLNTDIALGERAGTTTALVLTGVTDRADLENAAIQPDHVLESLADVGTLLS from the coding sequence CGTTCGCGGCGAGGAGTTGCTCCCCGGGGCGACGGACGGCCTCCGCGCGCTCGAGGACGCCGGAATCGCGCGACTCCTGTTCTCGAACAACCCGACGCGGGGCAGCGACCACTACGGCGAGACGCTCGCACCCCACGGGATCGACGTCGATCCCGAGACGGTCCTGACCTCCGCGACGGTTTCGGCGCAGTACCTCGCGACCTCCTACCCCGGCGAACGGGTCTTCCTCGTCGGGAGCGACCGCTTGCGGTCGATCCTCGAGGACGCGACAGTCGAGTTGACCGACGATCCCGACGCAGCGGAGGTCGTCCTCGGGTCGTTCGACTCGGAGTTTACCTTCGGGACGCTCTGGGAGGCCCTCCGAGCGCTCGAGGACGGCGTCCCCTTCTACGGCACCGATCCCGACGCGACGATTCCGATCGACGACGGGGAGATCCCGGGATCGGGCGCGATCCTCGCCGCGATGGAGGCCGTCGCCGGCCGGGAACCCGACGCCGTCCTCGGCAAGCCGTCGACGATCGCCGCCACGACGGCGATGGACCGCCTCGACGCCGCGCCCGAGCGGACGCTGGTCGTCGGCGACCGGCTGAACACCGACATCGCGCTGGGGGAACGAGCCGGCACGACGACCGCGCTCGTCCTCACCGGCGTCACTGACCGGGCCGACCTCGAGAACGCCGCCATCCAGCCGGATCACGTCCTCGAGTCGCTGGCCGACGTCGGGACGCTGCTGTCATAA
- a CDS encoding ribonuclease H-like domain-containing protein codes for MTARAGVRLFALPPSALADRPVATLEDLDRTLEPDAVWVLGPTREPQAFARARGAFDAPAFHPPLETSGNEPVRRHVIDAGDGAELEIAVAQSLRALRASPETASNTLRDGADGDIAALVCDDVTTTVRPTALETHLEGAATLASVLPTDRTTTVLTGAEPAEYDELWHLEPETGAVLEVDHDPLLDDGADRTADDRVSVRLRGAGPVEGYGRSRSIAVLTLAEGGVQRVETHDVTDFGLEAVTGIGPKTAERLVERGVTTRDELLETPVETLASLPNVGRDGARTMHQHATVLETGEPRRLTDESLPGEDWHEPPLCLDIETDGLSPTIIWQIGVYDPATDTYRAFVEHDDPSDPASVLEAFCDWLLGMHPNRALLTWNGWRFDYRHLGAFIAKHVPYYVDEWESIPKFDLYLWAVTNEHAMLPGRTNKLEAVADALGYEDAATGLDGAATAAAYQRFVRTGTELEWDRHEAYCEDDCRALWHVYERLRDAPAASASAIEGATTPDSRRSDSNAVDSSGSSSTAASGTGASSAEASGSEIHRQAESRRDSSSADGEQTGLSDF; via the coding sequence ATGACCGCTCGAGCCGGCGTCCGCCTCTTCGCCCTCCCGCCCTCGGCGCTGGCCGACCGCCCCGTCGCCACCCTCGAGGACCTCGATCGGACCCTCGAGCCGGACGCCGTCTGGGTGCTCGGTCCGACCCGCGAGCCGCAGGCGTTCGCCCGGGCTCGCGGCGCGTTCGACGCGCCGGCGTTTCATCCGCCGCTCGAGACCAGCGGGAACGAGCCAGTTCGCCGCCACGTGATCGACGCCGGAGACGGCGCGGAACTGGAAATCGCCGTCGCCCAGAGTCTCCGTGCGCTTCGGGCGTCGCCCGAGACCGCCTCGAACACGCTTCGCGACGGCGCTGACGGGGATATCGCTGCGCTCGTCTGCGACGACGTGACGACGACCGTCCGGCCGACGGCTCTCGAGACGCACCTCGAGGGGGCAGCGACGCTCGCGAGCGTGCTCCCGACCGACCGAACCACGACCGTCCTGACGGGCGCCGAGCCCGCGGAGTACGACGAACTGTGGCACCTCGAGCCGGAAACCGGTGCGGTGCTCGAGGTCGATCACGACCCGCTGCTCGACGATGGGGCGGACCGAACTGCCGACGACCGCGTCTCGGTCCGCCTCCGGGGGGCCGGTCCCGTCGAGGGATACGGCCGCTCGAGGTCGATCGCCGTCCTCACGCTCGCCGAAGGCGGCGTCCAGCGCGTCGAAACGCACGACGTGACCGACTTCGGCCTCGAGGCCGTCACCGGAATCGGCCCGAAGACCGCGGAGCGACTCGTCGAGCGCGGCGTGACGACGCGCGACGAACTGCTCGAGACCCCGGTCGAGACGCTCGCGTCGCTGCCGAACGTCGGTCGCGACGGCGCTCGCACGATGCACCAGCACGCGACGGTGCTCGAGACGGGCGAGCCCCGGCGGCTCACCGACGAGTCGCTGCCGGGCGAGGACTGGCACGAACCGCCGCTCTGTCTCGACATCGAGACCGACGGCCTCTCGCCGACGATCATCTGGCAGATCGGCGTTTACGATCCCGCGACGGACACCTACCGGGCGTTCGTCGAGCACGACGATCCGAGCGATCCGGCGTCGGTGCTCGAGGCCTTCTGCGACTGGCTGCTCGGGATGCACCCCAATCGGGCGCTGCTCACGTGGAACGGCTGGCGGTTCGACTACCGCCATCTGGGCGCGTTCATCGCCAAGCACGTGCCCTACTACGTCGACGAATGGGAGTCGATTCCCAAGTTCGACCTCTACCTCTGGGCGGTGACGAACGAGCACGCCATGCTTCCCGGCCGGACCAACAAACTCGAGGCCGTCGCCGACGCGCTCGGGTACGAGGACGCGGCGACCGGGCTCGACGGCGCGGCGACGGCGGCGGCCTACCAGCGGTTCGTGCGAACGGGGACGGAACTCGAGTGGGACCGCCACGAGGCCTACTGCGAGGACGACTGCCGGGCGCTCTGGCACGTCTACGAGCGGTTGCGGGACGCCCCGGCGGCATCGGCGTCGGCGATCGAGGGGGCCACCACTCCGGACTCGAGGCGCTCCGATTCGAACGCCGTCGACTCGAGCGGGTCGTCGTCGACTGCCGCCTCGGGAACGGGCGCGTCGAGCGCCGAAGCATCCGGAAGCGAGATCCACAGACAAGCGGAGTCACGGCGTGATTCGAGCAGCGCGGACGGCGAACAGACCGGACTGAGTGATTTCTAA
- the acnA gene encoding aconitate hydratase AcnA produces MSTDAFSDAIREFEHDGETYKMADLTVLEEQGLCDLEKLPVSIRILLESVLRNADGEQIDADSVRAAASWEPDVPDAEVPFTVSRVVLQDLTGVPAVVDLAALRSAADRKGVDPTVVEPEVPCDLVIDHSVQVDHFGSDDAYEQNVELEYERNEERYRAIKWAQQAFDEFNVVPPGTGIVHQVNLEHLGRVVDVREVDGVSASEASGGSSDESDVEQWLVPDTLVGTDSHTPMIGGIGVVGWGVGGIEAEAALLGQPINMSLPEVVGVRLSGELPEGATATDLVLHITERLREVGVVDKFVEFFGPGVSQLSVADRATISNMAPEQGSTISMFPVDEKTLEYLELTGRDEDHIELVREYLEAQGLFGEQEPEYTEIVEFDLSDVEPSLAGHKKPHDRIPMGDLDEHFPRLLEEQGVLGPGGEPAIGDGSGAAADDATSSGPGLTLDEKVPVELEDGTEVEIGHGDVLVSAITSCTNTSNPSVMVAAGLLARNAAEQGLEVPDYVKTSLAPGSRVVTEYLEQAELLDDLEELGYHVVGYGCTTCIGNSGPLPKPIEDAIDEHDLWTMSVLSGNRNFEARIHPKIKANYLASPPLVVAYGLAGRMDIDLEEDPIGTNDDGEAVYLEDVWPDPEEVRQTIHDSVSPELFAEKYASVYEGDERWEALDAPTGDVYDWDDESTYIREPPFFRDFPLEKPGVENVEDARALLTFGDTVTTDHISPAGLFGEDLPAGQWLTERGVEPHEFNTYGSRRGNHEVMMRGTFANVRIENELLDGKEGGYTIHHPTGEESEALRASEKTSGEQSDPRVMTVFEASERYREDDTPLIVMAGEELGTGSSRDWAAKGTDLLGIRATIGKSYERIYRDNLIGMGVLPLQFEDGEGWEELGLEGDEYYTIEGLEGGLEPNAELSVTAERDDGEIIEFDVTAQVDTPMAVEYVENGGVLHLVLRRLLQEEAE; encoded by the coding sequence ATGTCAACCGATGCGTTCTCGGATGCAATCCGGGAGTTCGAACACGACGGGGAAACGTACAAGATGGCGGATCTCACGGTCCTCGAGGAGCAGGGGCTCTGCGACCTCGAGAAACTGCCCGTGAGCATCCGGATCCTGCTCGAGTCCGTCCTCCGAAACGCCGACGGCGAGCAGATCGACGCGGATTCGGTCCGCGCGGCGGCCTCGTGGGAACCCGACGTGCCGGACGCCGAGGTGCCGTTTACGGTCTCGCGGGTCGTCCTCCAAGACCTGACCGGCGTTCCCGCAGTGGTGGACCTCGCAGCACTTCGCTCGGCCGCGGACCGCAAGGGCGTCGATCCGACGGTCGTCGAGCCCGAAGTTCCCTGCGACCTCGTGATCGACCACAGCGTGCAGGTCGACCACTTCGGCAGCGACGACGCCTACGAGCAGAACGTCGAACTCGAGTACGAGCGCAACGAGGAGCGCTACCGCGCGATCAAGTGGGCCCAGCAGGCGTTCGACGAGTTCAACGTCGTCCCGCCGGGGACGGGCATCGTCCACCAGGTCAACCTCGAACATCTCGGTCGCGTAGTCGACGTCCGCGAGGTTGACGGCGTCTCCGCGAGCGAAGCGAGCGGAGGCTCGTCGGACGAGTCCGACGTTGAGCAGTGGCTCGTCCCCGACACGCTCGTCGGCACGGACAGCCACACTCCCATGATCGGCGGCATCGGCGTCGTCGGCTGGGGCGTCGGCGGCATCGAGGCCGAGGCCGCCTTGCTCGGCCAGCCGATCAACATGAGCCTTCCCGAAGTCGTCGGCGTCCGCCTGTCGGGCGAGCTCCCCGAGGGAGCCACCGCGACGGACCTCGTGCTCCACATCACCGAGCGGCTCCGCGAGGTCGGCGTCGTCGACAAGTTCGTCGAGTTCTTCGGCCCGGGCGTCTCGCAGCTCTCCGTCGCGGATCGGGCGACCATCTCGAACATGGCGCCCGAGCAGGGCTCCACCATCAGCATGTTCCCCGTCGACGAGAAGACCCTCGAGTACCTCGAACTGACGGGTCGCGACGAGGACCACATCGAACTCGTCCGCGAATACCTCGAGGCCCAGGGCCTCTTCGGCGAGCAGGAGCCCGAGTACACGGAGATCGTCGAGTTCGATCTGAGCGACGTCGAACCCAGCCTCGCTGGCCACAAGAAGCCCCACGACCGGATCCCGATGGGCGATCTGGACGAGCACTTCCCGCGCCTGCTCGAGGAGCAGGGTGTCCTCGGTCCCGGCGGTGAACCTGCAATCGGCGACGGCAGCGGTGCGGCCGCGGACGACGCGACCTCGTCCGGCCCCGGCCTCACCCTCGACGAGAAGGTTCCCGTCGAACTCGAGGACGGCACCGAGGTCGAGATCGGTCACGGCGACGTCCTCGTCAGCGCCATTACGAGCTGTACGAACACCTCGAACCCGTCGGTGATGGTCGCCGCCGGCCTGCTCGCGCGCAACGCGGCCGAGCAGGGACTCGAGGTTCCCGACTACGTCAAGACGAGTCTCGCACCCGGGAGCCGCGTGGTTACCGAGTACCTCGAGCAGGCCGAACTGCTCGACGACCTCGAGGAACTGGGCTACCACGTCGTCGGCTACGGCTGTACGACCTGTATCGGGAACTCCGGGCCGCTTCCGAAGCCCATCGAGGACGCCATCGACGAACACGACCTCTGGACGATGAGCGTCCTCTCGGGCAACCGCAACTTCGAAGCCCGCATCCACCCGAAGATCAAGGCGAACTACCTCGCCAGCCCGCCGCTGGTCGTCGCCTACGGCCTCGCGGGGCGGATGGACATCGATCTCGAGGAGGACCCGATCGGTACGAACGACGACGGCGAGGCGGTCTACCTCGAGGACGTCTGGCCGGACCCGGAGGAGGTCCGCCAGACCATCCACGACAGCGTCTCGCCGGAGCTGTTCGCGGAGAAGTACGCGAGCGTCTACGAGGGCGACGAGCGCTGGGAAGCCCTCGACGCACCCACCGGCGATGTCTACGACTGGGACGACGAGTCGACGTACATCCGCGAACCGCCGTTCTTCCGGGACTTCCCGCTCGAGAAGCCGGGCGTCGAGAACGTCGAAGACGCCCGCGCGCTGCTCACGTTCGGTGACACGGTCACGACCGACCACATCAGCCCCGCCGGCCTGTTCGGCGAGGACCTGCCCGCCGGCCAGTGGCTCACGGAGCGCGGCGTCGAACCCCACGAGTTCAACACCTACGGCTCGCGACGGGGCAACCACGAGGTCATGATGCGCGGCACGTTCGCCAACGTCCGCATCGAGAACGAGCTGCTCGACGGGAAGGAGGGCGGCTACACGATCCACCACCCGACGGGCGAAGAGAGCGAGGCGCTCCGCGCCTCGGAAAAGACGAGCGGGGAGCAAAGTGACCCGCGAGTCATGACCGTCTTCGAAGCCAGCGAGCGCTACCGCGAGGACGACACCCCGCTGATCGTCATGGCCGGCGAGGAACTGGGCACCGGCTCGAGTCGCGACTGGGCCGCGAAGGGGACCGACCTGCTGGGGATCCGCGCGACCATCGGGAAAAGCTACGAGCGGATCTACCGCGACAACCTCATCGGCATGGGCGTCCTGCCCCTGCAGTTCGAAGACGGCGAGGGCTGGGAGGAACTCGGCCTCGAGGGCGACGAGTACTACACGATCGAGGGGCTCGAGGGCGGTCTCGAGCCGAACGCGGAACTGTCGGTTACCGCTGAACGGGACGACGGCGAGATCATCGAGTTCGACGTGACCGCACAGGTCGACACGCCGATGGCGGTCGAATACGTCGAGAACGGCGGCGTCCTCCACCTCGTGTTGCGACGCCTGCTGCAGGAAGAAGCCGAGTAA
- a CDS encoding FAD-dependent oxidoreductase — MNEEYELVIVGGGISGASLLYTIAKFTDVERVALVEKEDELAAINSHHTNNSQTLHFGDIETNYTLEKAETVKRGAEMVAGYLEANDPDREMHSKRSKMVLAVGDEEVDELEHRYHEEGFGDLFPKLDAIRRDEIAEIEPNVVEGRDPSEDMLALQTPDGYTVDYGEVAKSFVDEVRDIDGVDVYTGTAVESIHDADDEFLVETEAGWFSADATVVAAGSHSLQIAKEMGYGEHLSLLPVAGSFFEADQELLNGKVYTLQMKKLPFAAVHGDAEVHDGTITRFGPTAKVVPALERGRLSTVPDFFDVFGLNPDSFLSYGNILADRILLPYVLKNLVYDVPYVGKKAFLPHVQKVVPTVELDDIERAKGYGGVRPQIVNTRTKSLDMGEATITGDGILFNVTPSPGASTCLQNAMRDTKQVVEFLEGDYEFDEDAFEAATIEHFPRAGAAEQGPSQDEDQDPIAADDD, encoded by the coding sequence ATGAACGAAGAATACGAACTCGTTATCGTCGGCGGCGGGATCAGTGGGGCATCGCTTCTGTACACGATCGCGAAGTTCACCGACGTCGAACGCGTCGCGCTCGTCGAGAAGGAGGACGAACTCGCGGCGATCAACTCTCACCACACGAACAACTCCCAGACGCTGCACTTCGGGGACATCGAAACCAACTACACCCTCGAGAAGGCCGAGACCGTCAAGCGGGGCGCCGAGATGGTCGCCGGCTACCTCGAGGCGAACGATCCCGACCGGGAGATGCACAGCAAGCGCAGCAAGATGGTGCTCGCGGTCGGCGACGAGGAAGTCGACGAACTCGAACACCGGTACCACGAGGAGGGCTTCGGCGACCTCTTCCCGAAACTCGACGCGATTCGACGGGACGAGATCGCGGAGATCGAGCCGAACGTCGTCGAGGGTCGGGATCCCAGCGAGGACATGCTGGCGCTCCAGACGCCGGACGGGTACACGGTCGATTACGGCGAGGTCGCGAAGTCGTTCGTCGACGAGGTCCGCGATATCGACGGCGTCGACGTCTACACGGGGACGGCGGTCGAATCGATCCACGACGCGGACGACGAGTTCCTCGTCGAAACGGAGGCCGGCTGGTTCTCGGCCGACGCGACCGTCGTCGCGGCCGGCTCCCACAGCCTCCAGATCGCCAAGGAGATGGGGTACGGCGAGCACCTCTCGCTGCTGCCGGTCGCGGGAAGCTTCTTCGAAGCCGACCAGGAACTGCTCAACGGCAAGGTCTACACCCTCCAGATGAAGAAGCTCCCGTTCGCGGCGGTTCACGGCGACGCCGAGGTCCACGATGGGACGATCACCCGGTTCGGACCGACGGCGAAGGTCGTCCCGGCCCTCGAGCGGGGTCGACTCTCGACGGTGCCGGACTTCTTCGACGTGTTCGGGCTGAACCCCGACTCGTTCCTGAGCTACGGGAACATCCTCGCGGATCGGATCCTCCTGCCGTACGTGCTCAAGAACCTCGTCTACGACGTCCCGTACGTCGGCAAGAAGGCGTTCCTGCCCCACGTCCAGAAGGTCGTCCCGACCGTCGAACTCGACGATATCGAACGGGCCAAGGGGTACGGCGGCGTCCGACCGCAGATCGTCAACACCCGAACGAAGTCGCTCGACATGGGCGAGGCCACGATCACCGGGGACGGGATCCTCTTCAACGTCACCCCTTCGCCCGGCGCGTCGACGTGTCTGCAGAACGCGATGCGGGACACCAAACAGGTCGTCGAGTTCCTCGAGGGCGACTACGAGTTCGACGAGGACGCGTTCGAAGCGGCGACGATCGAGCACTTCCCGCGTGCGGGTGCCGCGGAACAGGGCCCGAGTCAAGACGAGGATCAAGATCCGATCGCGGCAGACGACGACTGA
- a CDS encoding dihydrofolate reductase translates to MSGDEPRRDDPSADADLETDRELVGIVAVADNGVIGKDGDMPWHVPEDLRHFKETTMDHPVIMGRVTYEGILETLGEPLPGRTTVVLTNRDLETPENAVVAGSLEAALEEADRAARNRHDDAERIFVAGGATVYEQFLPALDRLVVTEVHREPDGDTRFPDWSREDWRVVDRDARDGFDFVEYARSA, encoded by the coding sequence ATGAGCGGCGACGAACCGCGCCGCGACGATCCGAGCGCCGACGCCGACCTCGAGACCGACCGGGAACTCGTCGGCATCGTCGCCGTCGCGGACAACGGCGTCATCGGGAAGGACGGCGACATGCCGTGGCACGTCCCCGAGGACCTCCGGCACTTCAAGGAGACGACGATGGACCACCCGGTGATCATGGGCCGGGTCACCTACGAGGGCATCCTCGAGACGCTGGGCGAACCGCTCCCCGGGCGGACCACGGTGGTTCTGACGAATCGGGACCTCGAGACGCCCGAGAACGCCGTCGTCGCGGGGAGTCTCGAGGCGGCGCTCGAGGAGGCCGATCGGGCCGCCCGAAATCGTCACGACGACGCCGAGCGGATCTTCGTTGCGGGCGGCGCAACCGTCTACGAGCAGTTCCTGCCCGCGCTGGATCGACTCGTCGTGACGGAAGTCCACCGCGAACCCGACGGCGACACGCGGTTCCCCGACTGGAGCCGCGAGGACTGGCGGGTCGTCGACCGCGACGCGCGCGACGGGTTCGACTTCGTCGAGTACGCTCGATCAGCCTGA